GTAGACTTTTGAATGAGCAAAAAAATGCATGGTTTAAGTTTGAATTACAAAGGACAAAACATTTGAATGTGCCAAAAAATACATGTTTTAGGTTTTATATTTACAAAAAAGGGCAATGTTTTTTGAAGAATACAAAAAGGTACAATTAAATAGTACTGAATTGATAAAAGAAGACTTATCTTAATCCTTAATATTTGCAGGTCCATGGGAAATCTTATTATCAGTGGGAGAAACTCAAAATTATATCTGTTTCAATAAATTCACCTGAACTGCTATCAAAGCCCTCTGAAAGCCCTTACAAGTTCAATATCCCATTGTATGGAATCAACTCCTTCAAAGTGCTTGCACCTTCCTTAGCGGTTAGATCATTCACAAAGATTTCATCTGCAACGGCCTCTACTTCCACGCCTTTCCCCATCGTCTTTTCCAAGCTTACCATCTAGGTGACGGAAATCTTCCAAAACCTTCCCGCACCTGTTTTTCGGTTCCCTCAGCATGTTCACAAAATCATAGATCCCCCTTGCAACGAACTATTACACTGTATCAAGACTTTGGATTTCATAGGCAGGGGATGAGTTGTCACAAAAACAATGATTTTGGTAAATCCAAGAAAAAAATTTATGACTCAGTAATCATCTTTTGTTGGACTTGAAACTCAACTGATAAGGGGTACTGTGCATCTAAATTATGTTTCAGTCACAGATATAAACATACTTAAACTTCACAAAACCTAGAATAGGAACCTAAGTAGGTTGGGAGATGCCGCAAGAACTCTCACTTTGCTTCAGTTCAAGGGTAAAAAATTGAGGAGTTTCCACACTTCTATCTTGATATATGCAGCTTAGccttcaaattttttattttggattttcatATGTTCTATTTGTgtctataatttcaaatattccttGTCTGGTTCTTCGGAAATGATGAAAATGTTTTTGTTTACTGTTAAATTTTTCACTTTGGAAAAATCCCAAAGGCAGGCTAATGGGTTAACCTAGAAAGAGTTGTGCCATGAGCTTCTTTCAAATAGACACTGTTTTCTTCTCTTTCATTCTTTTTAATAACAGCACAGTGGCACTCAAAGCTGAAGTTATTTTGCTAGGTTCAATCAGGTTCTTTTTGCATCATAAATTCTATTTGGttctaaattattaattatgagaaTTTCTAACTGAATCGACTGATACACAATCTAGTTTCCATGTGCAAATTTTTAGGGTAATTGATGATGTATTTAAAATAGGCTAATTTTCACACACCGACCCTCAACTTGGGATTTATTTCTTTTCCATCGTCAAATTTAATTTGTAACTATAAAATTACTCAATTTTAATGTTATTGGAGAGAAAGGCACTCTGACCTCTTTTAACCGGTTTTCAGTTACCCAATCCTCTTCCCCTCTCTTCTCtatctctcccttctctctctttctctctagtCTGCCCCCTCTCTCTCTAATtttgcctctctctctctctctctctcacacacacacacacacacacacacacacacacacacacacacacacacacattctgCCTCTCTGTCTTCTTGTTCTGCAACCATCAACACCCCATAGCAACCCTGGGAAACCCAGAACAAAAGGTTCTGTGGGAATTGATCCACAATTGTAACTGCCATCATAAGCACAAATCTAAAACACAAAATCAacaattttttgaataaaaattgtTGATTTCAGGAGAGAAAAATCTCAGTTTcctctcttctttctcttctaaTGCTATCCATGACAATGGATTTTACAATCTCACCATTGATCAAGGCTCTCCAAGCATCGTCCATGGCCCTTCCTAGGCCATGGTGATGACACCAAAGATAGTTGCCAAAAATTTATCAGATTCGCCATTAAAGAAATACTTCATCATTCTCCATGAGAGAAAGTTGCTTTAATTACTTACGATGAGTGTATGCTGCATTACTCAAACCAAGAAATCTTCTCTTTGGTGCAAACAAAGCCCATTTTATAGCTGTTGAATATGCGAGAAGTTTCAGAGCCCAGGCAATTCATGGACGTGCTGGGGAAAACGATGAATAATAGTATTGCATAGGTGGCTAATGCAGaagccaatttctcaagttttcaAAAGCTCTACACCCTTTCACAGTGCGCAAAGGATTTATCTACGGGTCTTGGAGTGATACAACATCCTCTGTGATACAAGGACTGGATTCAAGTGGAGGTGGAAGCATTGATTGGGTCTATGAGGAATCTGCAAAAGGTGGAGAGCCAAAGGATCAATTGGGGGAGACAGTAACTTGGAGGCTAAGGAGGCCATCTGGAGAAGAAGAGACTAGGCTCTACAGAGAGgagagagaaggaagaggagagctGAGGACATGTGGTGGTGGTGGAGGGATTTGGCGGATGCTGCTGCTGTTGCTGATGTTGTGGTGGTGGGGAGTGGGGGAATTTGGGAGGGGGAGGGTTTTGAAGAGAAAGTGAGTCTGGGTTTGTCAGGCCTATACATGCCGGAGATTgtacaatttggtgttgaagcaTCTTTCCTCTCTGAACTTAGGATGAAAGGATGAACTTGCAGTTGAGAGGGGCAATGGGTGGTAACCGGGAAACCTGTTAAAAAAGATTAGAGTGACTTTCTCATACGTAAAATTAAAGTTGAGTAATTTTATTGTAATAAATTGAAGTTGAGGgatgaaaataaaataacctCTAAAGTGGAGAGACGGTGGGTGAAAATTACGCTTTTAAAACAGTGTTTAAACTGTACTATAAGCAATTGTAATGCTTTTTATTGCGGACAACTCTCATCAGGTGTGTGTAGGATAATAAAACCCAGTGCATTGGGGCAAAATCAACATGCAATAGTGTGATCATATATGACCTCTGCCATTTGACGCATTCATGTAGTTGAGAAGTAATTGATAGTAGCAATACAATCACATTATCAGAACTTATTTTTGACCTTACATTATTGGGCTTGAAATTGCACATCCTATTTTGGTCCATGACATATGTCATAGTTAAATGGGTCTAACAAGGCTGTTGTTTCCTCAGTGTACAGCTCATGGGAAGTGGGGAAACTCCAATGCTTTCAGTGGATCAAAGATCGTTTTAACAGTCCAAATTTCCATTTTTGTGTGATTGGGGATGGATACGAAGAGTGTGAAGCTGCACAGGTCATGCGATGGCCATTTGTTAAGATTGATCCCTGTCCTGGCAGTGGTCACAGATTTCCAGGCCTGACTTTGAGAACTGTAGGCTACTATTTTGATGTGGTTTATGGGAGCTCTGATCctgaaaatgaagaagatgagtcATCATCTCATCTGTAATGCATAATATATATGTTGCAGGATAATTTTCTGTATTCTCAAAGTGACAACAGCATGGAAATCATGTATATCAATGATATGGATATTGATTGTTCAGAAAAGAAATGAggaattttttgttttctttttgccATATTCCCTTTGCTTCCATATTTGTAGAGATAACATCATATAATGATTGTTGAGGCCTATCACTAAATTTCAGTATGATCATTTAGCTTAAATTTGTAATATAATAATCTTTCAACTGCTTGATGGCTTGTGTGTACAGATGCATGCTCTTGGGAGTATTGATAGGCAAAGAGACCGCATTGATTCCCTTGAAATGGGTCAGCTGTGTATGGTTCTTTTAATCAAGAGTCGTGTTTTCTCTATAAATTTAAGTAGTGGTGAGCACTGATTAATTGAATAGAACCGAATcgaattttaattaattgaattgttAATTGACTCtaaaattattaattgaattaaatcgaaTTAAAATTGAGAAAAAACTGAAATTAAGTGAAACTGAAAATATTTAGTTTATTATTGGTTATAACCGGCTTAAACAACaaaactaaaatatataatttatattattaattaattaattattaataaaaatatatatttataatttttttatttgtaaaaataataaatataatttaaaattaataagaaaataattatattaaaaataataattataaataatatattattaataaaattataattaatatattaattaataaaaatttgagtatttcagtCAATCAAAcaaaaaattgaaaatcaaaatttattcttATTAATTGAAAATCAAATGAAATTGAATCAAACTAAACTTATCcttatcaaaataattaaatttcatcGATTTAATTCAATAAATACTGACATCCATTTAACAATAATAATAGTAAAAAGAAATAGTTATGCTATTGCCCACATTTTTATCTTTTCTAAACCACTTAATTCCATCCATAAATTTCACCTTATGTTTATAAATTTAGGGTGGTGTGGTGTAACGGTGTCATCTATGAATTTTaacatatatatttaattttttaacattttttatttacttaatttatatttaatttaatttaaaatgaatttaccAGTAAgcctaaaaatttttaatgaattatcaAAACTTTTCAAtaattttgcatttttgaaaAGAAAAATATCATCACCAAAAGAGAGCAACATCACATGACAAAGCCCTTTAATTTCTTTTGCTTGTCTGCAGAAACCCACAACCCACCAAGACAGAAACATGGAGAATAAGatactataaaataaaatattaaaaaaataacttaaaacTCAATTACGCCATGTATTTATGgagaaagtttaatttaatttatttttaattttttatctaatttagttcaaaaattttagttcaacttcttgatttttaacttaaattaagaaatcaaaaaatttagtcaaaattaataaattaaatttcttaatttttttatttaaataaaaaaataaaaaaatttagcctataaattttattttttagtaaaattgagtttaaattgaaaattcttaattaatttaaacaaaaagttaaaaattgattaaattaaacttCTCCAATAAGTATAGAACATTTTgccttttttaactttttttaatcatatttaattatgtattttaaatttccaaaagtcttcattataattttttattatacatTTTGGTTTTCACATAAGCCTCTTTTCATTACCACAACTAACGCCTTTGTTTTCTTTCAGGAGCTCAAGTTGATGGGTGCATTTGCAAAGATATCAGATTTCTTGGCAATTTCTACTCATAACCATCTAGAGGGGACATGGTGATTAGCCTATATAATCAAGGACTGTAGATTTTAAGTAATTAGCAAAATTATTTCAGTATTACATATTCAAGTTTCAATAAAATCTAAAGAAATGCATCAATGGCCAAAACTGACTTGATATCAACCTTGACCTGTCAATTCATATGATATCAAATCTAAAACAGCTATTTAGCCTTCAAGAGATGCAGATGCTCCTCTGCAACATAATTATTCCAGTAGTCGTTGAAGTTGCTATTGAATTCGTTCAAGCAGTAGGTTTTTCTGCACCTTCCTTTTTATCAAGCTCTTCCAGGGCTGTCCACAGTTTCGGATCATCATAATTCTTTATTAGAAATGCTGGCTTAGCTTCCATCAGTAAATGTTCTGGATTTCTTGTAGTTAAACCAACAACAGGCATTCCGGCTGCTACACCGGCTTTTATCCCCGAAACAGAATCCTAGCCAAGAGAAACAAAGAAGAAAACAGAAAACAGATATGGAATATCAGAAACTCGGGGCAGGTTAAGCAACTGTGAAAACAAGAAAGCCTAGGACAAGCAGACCTCGCATATAAAGGTGTGATCCTTTGACACCTTGAGTACTTCAAGTGCCTTCAAGTAGGGTTCTGGATGTGGTTTGGCGTGTTCACAGTCATCTCCTAAGATTACAGCATCAAAGAATTCTGAAAGCCCAAGAAGTGAAATCATGAGTTCAGCATTAGGTCTTGGTGCATTAGTAACTGCAGCTCGTTTCAGTCCACGATCTTCAATCCACTTCTTCAATTTATACAGGCCATTTATGGCATTCAGTTTTTCAGAGGCCAATCTGTTTTTCCCACAAAATAAGTTAAATGGTTGAAactaagaaaaaaatatatatttgcaGTGAAGTTGAGTTGGAATTTTACTTCCGAAAGACGGCTTCCTTATCATCCACGAATTTTAAGCCTTGAGAAATATCATTGGGAAAAAGAAGCTTAGCAATATCCTCATTATGCTTGCCAGCAATATTCTGAATAAAGAATTCCTCTGTTATTGGAACACCACCATTGAAATTTATCTGTCGGATCACATGTTATAGTTAATCCCAAATAAATTGTTAAAAATTCATGGCTCATTAAGGTCGTAATCAGGCTCAGAAGTTATAGATTTAACAATGAAACAATCCATGCAAGCTTCGATTATAGAAATGTCACTACTTTGTTAAAAGAACACGTGCGCCCTTACAGTTTCTCATGGAGTGATGTAAACATGAGTTAAAGGAACAATAAATCACAGATTATCATATAAGTAAAGACAGAGAGAGAacggaaaaaataaaagaaagaaagaaagagtgcATTACCTCTTGAAGCATCTCACGAAAGGCATAATGGTGAAGGGGGTCTGAATCACATAGAGTTCCATCAACATCAAACAATACTGCTTCCAATGGAGCAAGTCTGGAAAGATCACTTCTACTGCATCCAGAAATTGAAGACAATAACACAAGTGTGTTCAGCAGTATAAAGAATCCAATGGCAACAAACACAACAAATTTGTTATCATGAGAATTCTGGCAACCCTTCATGTTCCAGCTCAGCCGGAAACTCTGGCATAATTCTATGCTAAATTTGTTATCATGAGAATTCTGGCAACCCTTCAAGTTCAGTCACTTTCTTTATACACTACATAACTATATTTgtgtatttcaattttttttcctgATCATAATTCTATGCTAAATTGCTAATTAGAGATTCCCAATCATGCCTCCCAAGACATGAAATCTAAGCTAACGCACAAACGATTTTAAACCTTGCCTCGCTCAAGGTGGTGGACATTTGAGATTTGCTTTGACATGGTTAAAGAACAGTTGTTGCAGAaacctttttttttctctccATTTCCCAAAAAACTAAAAACTAAAAACCATTCATAAATGTCTGCAAGTAAGATTACTAATACTCATTTCTCAATAGGTTATAGTGGAAAAACTTCCTATTtccacaagaaaaaaaaaatctctgaaTTTTAGGAGTTATACGAACTTAAAAATGGAACATAAAACTCATTGAACTTTAAAATTTTGCACAATTAATCTTTTTAATAATTCCCAATAGCCATTTATACAATCCAAAGTGGTAGTAACATGGACAATTCTCTCTCCCCTGAAAAAACCGGCTATGATTTTCTTCACCAATCAACTATGAAAGAATCCCAGCGTACAGGATAATAAAGCTTTAGATATATAGAAACTGATTAGATTGTCCGCATCAAtgtgttatttataaacactCTATCAACGATTAGAAGGATTTTACTatacaaaatttcaaaattcagggatttatgttatatttttaagtttagGGCATATTTGTTACAACTCTCAAACCCAGGACACTCTTGAAATTTATCTCATGACATTAATATATTTCTACCATAAAGAAGATAACTAGCGTGAGGAACCCAGAGAAGCAGCTAGAAAAGCATGCCTAATTTTAATATTGGGTGTAATCATGTTACCTGCCAAGCACACCTTTAGGAAACACAGTGTCCATCTCAAATGATATTATCTGAGACGCAGGTAGCAATTACAACACTATTACGAGGAAAATTTAATGTATTTTTCACCCAAATCACAACCTACGTAACTGGGAACATGAATCAAGAAAAATACCATATgtccaataaaataaaataaaataaaataacaatggAGGGGAGCTTAACACCAtccagaaaaaagaaagaaagtgcatGAACAATAAATAATCAAGGAAAAATCTTGTGTCAGAAAAATCCGAAGATAGCAATTAATATCCGAATAAACTGCAAAATTCTGTAGTAATTCAATAGGGGTCGCATGCAACAAAGCTCCTACGATGTTTATTGATGATTGAATATTTCGAAGAAATATAAAAAACCCATATCACATATGCTCTTGAATGAAACAAAGATCAAATAAAAGAACAAAAAAGAGAACATAAACTCACGTATCAACAGAATTATCTGCAGAAGAAACTGTCATCTTGCGATTTGTAGTGCAAGAACCAAAAAGCTTCCTTTTCTTTTCAATGAAATGTAATTAGTTCTTGAGACGTGTATTAAAGAAGAGATCTAAGAAATTTAAAGATGGTTGATATTTTAAGGGGaaagagggagagagaatctCTCCGAGAATCAGAAACCACAGGAAAAAATATGCGAATTGCTCACTTTGCAAATGCTTACATCAATTTGCATACTCTTCAACGTGGCAAAATGGAGAAAAGTTTAAAGTTGCCCCCAATTTTTCTGGTAATATCATTCACCTCCCCCAAGTTCATGAAATTTATTATTTGGGTAAACTATAAAAAGCCTCTAATATTTCACAAAATTCACGCTTAAGTgctctattttttaaaaaataaaataaatatttactaacttttgaattttagaaaaaaataaaaaaaatatcatgCACTTTCGAACTTTAACACACGAGAAACTGTGATATAATTTTTGTCAATTTAATATTTGTCTCTATTAATAAATTTAGTCTAAGATATTAGTCATCGTTAAATGACATGATTAGCGCTATCACAGTGATACATGAGAAATAAGGTGTTTACATGATGTCTATATAGTAGATATAGATACTGATGTATTACTATATCATTATCATGTGTTCACCATATTAATGTTATTTAATGATAAATAATGATTTGGGTcagatattaaattaataaaaattaaataataatctcTCACGAGTCAAATTGCGAAATCACATCTTTTTTTTCCCTTAAATTTTATAACATTTTAGTTCTTTGATGAAAGTAACAAATTTTAGTTCAGATTTTGCATTAAATAATATCTTAATTCTtatcttttaaattaaattattttttacacttgaaaaataagaAGGTGGTAATATAATAGAAGGATTGAAatgtttaatttttgaaaatttgatCATTATATGAATACTGGGTAAGTATTAATCGCTATTGCACTAAATTATAGAGAAAATTGAATCAAATCAGTTTGgtgtaattcaatttattaatatgAGCttcatcttaattttttttttaaatttattttagacttattttaaatctaatttttgttatatttttcatttttaactttaatttgcttcccataatgattaattaaaaaataaataattttaaaaaactgAATTGAACTAGATTGAATAGACCgaatttttttaaagtaaaaattaaatcaaatcaaattattaaaaaaaattaaattgaatttctaaattaaataaatttgatttttaatttaaaatgaattatgcTCATCTTAATTGATATTCTTCAAATTAGTCCCTAGTATGTTTTTGAGTAACAATTTGATCATCaaagtttaattttcttaataaatTAGTCTCTTCTATCTAAAATGACTGTTaacttcattaattattttttaatttgaaacaaTTAGTGGTGGTggctaattaattaataaaatttaaatttaagcaCGGTTACTCAAAAATAAATCAAGGGCTAACCTATGAGTTTTGATATATTTCAgggttttaattataaattaaactaaaaaataaCAAATTATTATTTGAGTGCAATtcgtttaaaaatattttcaaaaatggAGGCTACAACATTGGGATCTAAATGGAAACAAAAGGTTATTCTTGGACTGAAATGGAATATTGATTCTTCACTTATAAAAGGGGTAAAAGAGAGCAAATTG
The Hevea brasiliensis isolate MT/VB/25A 57/8 chromosome 15, ASM3005281v1, whole genome shotgun sequence genome window above contains:
- the LOC110649254 gene encoding haloacid dehalogenase-like hydrolase domain-containing protein Sgpp, translated to MTVSSADNSVDTRSDLSRLAPLEAVLFDVDGTLCDSDPLHHYAFREMLQEINFNGGVPITEEFFIQNIAGKHNEDIAKLLFPNDISQGLKFVDDKEAVFRKLASEKLNAINGLYKLKKWIEDRGLKRAAVTNAPRPNAELMISLLGLSEFFDAVILGDDCEHAKPHPEPYLKALEVLKVSKDHTFICEDSVSGIKAGVAAGMPVVGLTTRNPEHLLMEAKPAFLIKNYDDPKLWTALEELDKKEGAEKPTA